One Antarctobacter heliothermus DNA segment encodes these proteins:
- a CDS encoding protein phosphatase: MVEEDQASADASGSVVLHVLPTGGGILALSPLPGARGDYRGDLDHLSSFRPAFVISLVSHVELLEAGAKSLGQDIQDKGTRWVHLPIKRGEAPNANIEEDWPRISTQVRKALLGGGRVMINSRDGRGRAGMVALRLMIEAGEAPDEAEERLASVQGAARLEPWQRNWSLRAEREPVPFVRHAKSG, encoded by the coding sequence ATGGTCGAGGAGGATCAGGCAAGCGCGGATGCGTCCGGCTCTGTCGTTCTGCATGTCCTGCCGACAGGGGGCGGGATTTTGGCGCTGTCGCCGTTGCCGGGTGCGCGCGGCGACTATCGCGGCGACCTTGATCACCTGTCCAGCTTTCGGCCTGCTTTTGTCATCTCGCTGGTGTCGCATGTCGAACTGCTGGAGGCGGGCGCCAAATCGCTAGGCCAGGACATTCAGGACAAGGGCACGCGTTGGGTGCATCTGCCGATCAAGCGGGGCGAAGCGCCCAATGCCAATATCGAAGAGGATTGGCCGCGGATCAGCACGCAGGTCCGCAAGGCGCTGCTGGGCGGTGGCCGGGTGATGATCAACAGCCGCGACGGGCGCGGCCGGGCAGGCATGGTGGCGCTGCGCCTGATGATCGAGGCCGGAGAGGCCCCGGACGAGGCTGAGGAGCGGCTGGCATCGGTCCAAGGCGCGGCGCGGTTGGAGCCGTGGCAGCGTAATTGGTCCCTGCGGGCAGAGCGTGAGCCGGTGCCGTTTGTGCGCCACGCCAAGTCGGGCTAG